From the Scomber japonicus isolate fScoJap1 chromosome 8, fScoJap1.pri, whole genome shotgun sequence genome, the window taaaacaggaagtgtacaacACAACATCAAATACAGAGTCTGACAGTCACAGCTGGGTTTGTTGCGCCAAGCTTTCTGCCCTGAAATAGTGTCATGTTTGTGCCTGAAACtctcttttttgggggggggcttttttgcctttaatgtagatagttagagagacaggaaatgggaggcagagaggggaatgacatgtAGGATAGGACAGCTCGGCACAGGATTATAACCAGgatcgcctgcagtgaggatgGGGGGCgtgtgctctacccactgagctaaacaccaccaccaTTGTGCCTGAAACTCTGTTCCTAGTTTGCCTGCCGTCTATTAACCTCCCAGTCCACGCCTGCCAGCCAGCTTGACCTTCCTGGATTCCCTCTGCAACATCTAAGCCTCTAGCCAGCCATACCCCATCCTCTGTATGACCAAAACCCCTTTTCGCCCTCAATAAATCTGTGGTTTGCAATGAACTTTTGCCTCTCGTGgtctgcatttgggtcctaaAGCCAAAGTTGACAGACAGTGTGTCACCAGTAGAGATTTTGAGTCAGAAGCAGAAATGGACAATTAGGTCAATCTGCGGACTTGCAGCATCTACATGACACACCCACTTGTTGATGCTGTTTTAGGCAATGAGGAGTGGGATGATTAGGCTTATTGATGTTTTGTGTTACATGCCGTTATGGTGATAACATCAGGGGTATATGTCGTGTAGGTCTACAAAACTGTTGGTAGACACTTCTCAAACTGGATAAGATTCCAACAATGAGCCTTACTGACCATTTCTCCAAGTGGCCAAGTGAAATATGATGATATTCATGTGACGATAGGAAAACATCTTTCCTTTCATGCTCTATtgcaattaattattttgtttgcaAACCAAATCACATTTTTTGGAGCAATATTTTTTgtcacagaacacacacatgacaAGTGATTTAGAGAGCAGGTATGAATGCTGCAGTAGATGATAAAAAGGCCCTTTAAAAGAATTGGATACAAATAAATCACACGTACCAGGGGCCCAGGGGAAGTAGTTGGTTCTTGGTTTCCCAGAGTACTAATAGGTTGGTAAGAGTAAGCTGGAGTAGGTGGTGCAGCAGAGTAACTTGGGCAATCAGGTTGATTTGTGCCCTGCAATTGGAACAAGGATATTTAAGTAAAAATAGCAACAAATATTGTACACAGTTTGAATGGGTACTTACATGATAATACACAGCAGGTGCTGCTGCAGTTTGAGGAGTGGACCCCCTTTTAGCAGAGCTCTTTTTACAACAGCACTtcttacagcagcagcagcagcagacaatCACAAGTATAATGCCAGCGATTATAGCAACATATTCGTACGCAGGAATAGatactgtgagagagagatcagaGATGTTGGAGGTTTATGGTAATGATCAGTAACAGTTTGTTCATACAGTTTTCCCcctgtaagaaaaataaaatgttgttacTCACCATCCTCTAGATTCACCTCCACAACAAGGCCCAGTTTGCCGTCGTCATATTTGAACTCAAAGACGCCAGAGTCTGTGTTTTTCACAGGATCAATCTTGAGGCCATTAGGCACCTCCTGAATTCTCCCATCAAAATACACAGTTCCAAAATAGTCTGTATCTAAAGGCAGATGGCCAGCTTCCATCACAGTTACCTTTGTTCTGTCTATCCCTTTAGGATAGAAGGTTACGTCCCATGGGGTAAAACCATCGGGATATGAGATGTGGAGCCCGTCCTTCTTCACATCATCACCATTATAGTAAAgtatgtactctgtgtgtgatAAAGAATATATTGTTTTAGAATATTTAATCAGATACATAGTGGTCTAATAGTGCTCACATTTTCTACCATTACCTTTTACTGTAAGCTTTATTCTAGATATTaaagtgttgtcttttttccTGATATTGTAGAAGCCGCTGTCTGACTCAACGAGTTTAGTAATCTTCCAGCTATCGCCCTGCACAAGTACCCTGCTTCCTTTACGGGTCCGAGGGTTTGTGCGATTCCACAGGACATGTGGCTTGTCCCTTATTCTGGGGATGGAAATGAACTCCAGTAATTCAGCCTCTCTAGGAATATGACCGGAATACATAGAATACAAAGACCTTTCCACTTCTTCAGCACAATCTAAAAAACACATGGGGAAAAAACAGGATTGGGTTATTCTCTTAAAGACCACTATTTTTTTCTGATGTAAAAATAAAGGATTGTGTAATGTTCTCACCTAAAATATTCACTCTGACGATAACAAACAGTCTGTCGTCATCATCATATGAGATTGAATAAGTCCCTTCATCTCTTTCTGTCACATCTCTCAAAGTAAGTGGGATGGAAGCAAACTCCAGGCGTGGGTCCTTCACCTTAATCAGCATACAACACAGGCATACTCAAAATATACAGATATATGTTTAAGACTGTCCTGATTTCAACAGGAGTCAcatatttgacatgttttagaTCCTGCCTGGCTTGG encodes:
- the LOC128363195 gene encoding uncharacterized protein LOC128363195 isoform X3, whose amino-acid sequence is MFLRIFALSILLHCFGFGYSDVEHQELCYGRHLRLSSIYSPTYFKGQMYFTPSTGEPRRLLMENGQVKDPRLEFASIPLTLRDVTERDEGTYSISYDDDDRLFVIVRVNILDCAEEVERSLYSMYSGHIPREAELLEFISIPRIRDKPHVLWNRTNPRTRKGSRVLVQGDSWKITKLVESDSGFYNIRKKDNTLISRIKLTVKEYILYYNGDDVKKDGLHISYPDGFTPWDVTFYPKGIDRTKVTVMEAGHLPLDTDYFGTVYFDGRIQEVPNGLKIDPVKNTDSGVFEFKYDDGKLGLVVEVNLEDVSIPAYEYVAIIAGIILVIVCCCCCCKKCCCKKSSAKRGSTPQTAAAPAVYYHGTNQPDCPSYSAAPPTPAYSYQPISTLGNQEPTTSPGPLVAVPGGQGAAPAQSIGSDFLSSDSGPTFEFKGTTFPSAPPLSSDSANCDVYNSDKLNFL
- the LOC128363195 gene encoding uncharacterized protein LOC128363195 isoform X2; the encoded protein is MFLRIFALSILLHCFGFGYSDVEHQELCYGRHLRLSSIYSPTYFKGQMYFTPSTGEPRRLLMENGQVKDPRLEFASIPLTLRDVTERDEGTYSISYDDDDRLFVIVRVNILDCAEEVERSLYSMYSGHIPREAELLEFISIPRIRDKPHVLWNRTNPRTRKGSRVLVQGDSWKITKLVESDSGFYNIRKKDNTLISRIKLTVKEYILYYNGDDVKKDGLHISYPDGFTPWDVTFYPKGIDRTKVTVMEAGHLPLDTDYFGTVYFDGRIQEVPNGLKIDPVKNTDSGVFEFKYDDGKLGLVVEVNLEDVSIPAYEYVAIIAGIILVIVCCCCCCKKCCCKKSSAKRGSTPQTAAAPAVYYHGTNQPDCPSYSAAPPTPAYSYQPISTLGNQEPTTSPGPLVYNPVDIHVSPTQPEVAVPGGQGAAPAQSIGSDFLSSDSGPTFEFKGTTFPSAPPLSSDSANCDVYNSDKLNFL